GTCGGAGCAGTAGCGACTAAACATTTCGCATACAAAACAAATGCTCTGCCTTGATCATAATATCCAGCATGCGccaaaatttgaataataacttCTTCTACTAAATTCAATGCTAAAGTTGGCATTCCCATTATTAACTGaaacattcataaaaaatatttatcataataatcctaataacaatataagtaaattgaaaattcttaaCTGATCCGATTACCTGAATATTTGCGAGATGCATTTTAATCAATACTTCGTAATAGGACAAATGATTTTGTACGGCCAATTCTAGAGCTGTATTAAGAAGCACTAGAGAATTAACCCCGGCAATTCCATTTTCCGGTAAAACAGACGCACACATTATTTGACTCGATAGAATCATAgctcgaattttattttgcggCGTTAATCGATCATCCTTTTCGATACTATCAATACACTCTAAACCCTTTGGATAATCTCCTTTTCCCAAATAAACTTCAGCTAACCTAAAATATAAGATTTCCacgtgttaaaattattattagatttaatAAGCATATAATAAGCATCGCGTTGAAAGATTGTCATACCTGAATTTACTTTCTAAAAAGTTTAAACTTGAAATGTTCAATGCTATTGTTTCAGCCTCGCTCCATTTCTCATGTCGTACCAATTGCGTGAATACGTAAAGTTGCTCGCTTAACATCCATACCTGTGTACATAAAACAtgacaaatgttaaaaattatatacgcATTTAAAACGTgacatatattacaaaatgataGATTCGTAACCGATACCTTATTACACGGTTCATTGGGGAACCTTTCCTTAGCATGAGCCAGCACAACATCAACTAAACTGTATTCACCAAATTTAACCAAAATATTTGCGATGTTAACAACAGCCTGACAAGTAGATGGACCATTGAACATATGCTGCTTTTTGTCCCCCGTATTTTGTAAAAGCAGTAATTGCGCGCAAACAGAAGACATCTCAGTTTTACCGTAATACGCCCACAACGCAGATTTCTCTGCATACGTCATTGACATTAAATCGATCATGGAATGTTGACAATTCAAAACATCAGATTTCATTAGCGTCTACAAAGAATAAATTAGGATTaaatcttaaataaagtataaaattcttaaacttACAATAACTGGATTCAGATTTATACCTCGAATACTTGCGATGGACCCTTAGCCTCTAAAGCGGAATTGTGAGCATAAGCGATAAGACCCAAACCAGTTGTATGAGTTATTCCTAACATACTCGCCTTACCAACTGATCTTTCTATAAGGGGACCcctatcaaaaatataattatcaatatgCATCAgtaatatgtgaaatattgGAACTTACTTTTGATCAGTAATTAGATGATACATCCAAGCATGTGCCAGCTGCAAACATACATTATCACCTGCTTCTTGAGCCATCATGATAGCTTCTTTCAAAGCAGCCTGAGCTACTTcccttttagaaaaaaattgttagtaTTCCACTGgataattaacaaaacaatGTAAAAGATACATACTTATGATTAAATTGTGCATGTAAAACTGCTAAATTTAAAGCAGCATATCTGAAAATGCGAGACCTATCTTCAGGTGCAGAGCGATTTTCCAATGGAGCTAATCTATCGAAGCAATGATAAAGACTGTCTACTGCTCCACAATATTCATTAACTCTGAGACAGTTCAAATAACTCAAATAATGctgaaagaaagagagaaatacAAAGAGATAAACAATATAACGaagttttgaattatttttttatactgtaAGCAGAAAAAACGTTCTTCTTACCAAACAGTACTCACAGCTTCAGCATAGTACGGACTACAGCTTAAAAGTTCTCGCACAAGAACTTGCAGCTCTGCAGGGGACATTGCTTTATGTTCATCTGTCTGCAGGGCATGTGCTTGCTGTGCAACAAGTAATTCAGCCTGTCTTCCACCCCAAGTTGTTTTAATTCTAACAACAATGTACACATTGTAACgcaaaagaaatataagataatattaaaaactcttTGCAAAAACTACTTACTCATTTGAATATGAATCTTCTACATCAGAACCTGTAGAGATGTCAGAACTTTCAGAGGTACTAGTTCTTCTTTCTAGATATTTTTTCAGAGCCTCGTAAAGTGATACAACTTGATCAAAAGGTAGCTTCTCGAAAAAGATGATAATTCTTCTTATATATAATCCAAgaactgaatttttatttaatgcagGCAAAGATAAGGAATGATCTAATGTTGGTTTCATAAGACGAACAACACTATCAAACAAATCTAATAATCCTTCAACTCCCTTTCCATTTAGCAGATTTAACTGTACTTCCAACTGACGTGCGAAccgatgtaaaatatattcaggaGAATATAGTACGTTCAGAAGTGCATTGAGCTCCATATCTGGTGACTGatagatgaaaaagaaattaattaaaagtgacCTATTTTACTTAGaatagtatataaaaaatcaattattcttcACTTACTTGAATCAACTTTAAAGCTGCTAAACAAAAGTCACGTCTTTCTATTATTActgcaacaaaataaatacattactATCAGTAAATTATTCTACTTtgtagtaaaattttattattgtattataataaaatcatacagtgatgttacaacattgtaatataattgtaattggCTATGTGGTCattatgaaaagaaatattgtttattactaaacataaaataacaacGTGTTTCAAATTACCTTTCGTTGTTTCATTGCAGtactctttaattaaaatgacaGTTGCTACTTTATATGGAGTTAGAGTTTCTTTCTGTACTCGTTTTATATTACCATCGATATTCATGAAATCCGTAGACATGGTGAACAATGTATCCCAGCACATGAGTCTAAAGTAATTACGCACAATTCATAATAAACGACGACTAAAAAGACTTTTCGTTAACGAAAGTAAACCAAAAAACCGATCGTTTGTTTTACTTCGTTTACTGATTTTAATTGAGCGCAAAGGGTACATTCAAAAAAATCACCACTCACTAAGCCGCTCAGTGAGCGGGTTTTAATACAAGTGGCTCCATCGGTAAGAAACGCTTAAGCTTATAGTGAAACTAGTTCCCACTGATACcactagatggcgccacagaTTAGAGGAACCATAATTATTGCTGAATTAATTATCTATTCTtacaaatgataaatttaacatATTAACTACTATATTGTAGCTTTATAAAGCAAGGAAGcgaattaattatgcatttatacaaaataaagaatatttgatttaaaggTGTCGGTAGCGCCATCTTACAAAAGCAgtgagaactattttcactacaaacttagGCATTTTCCCACCGGTGACGCCACTAGTACTAAGACCAAAATCTATACATATCGATAAGTTGAATATTTAGCATCatttcaaaagtaattttaaaaataaaacaaaacctttgataaataatgaattgaattaataatggCAGTAAtcgttaatattcatattattacACTGTAAGATTTATAAGAACTTCTTTaaaggaatatattttataaattacataatgtatatatacaattgttacaatatttactgctcaaatttatttccaaatgatCATATTcagtttaacatttttaaaatcattctTGCCATAACGATGTCTGAAGTATtgacaattatatttaaataaaaaaaattgctcaGGTCCCACCGAGATTTGAACTCGGATCGCTGGATTCAAAGTCCAGAGTGCTAACCATTACACCATGGGACCACTTGTAACTACcgtttttattattcctaTATGAAaccataattaataattttttcatattaatgtatatttatctatatataaacttattttgataaatactatttaattttagaatatatcgaataatatCGTGATTAACGGTGGAATATTGGGAGAAATGGGACATTGTTTCGAAGACTGCGAtcatctttattttcaattggaTTCACTAAAAGGGGTCGttcaaaaattacgaaaaaaatgaGCTTGCAGTACTGtagaaataagaaacaatGCATGGCCCCAATTCTATCATATTTTTGTCATTCTTTGGAGCAATTAAGAGTGCCAGCAAGTTTTATGGTCGTATTAGATACTTTACTGACGCTAAAAACAGTACGCATGCGCGAGTGAGAACCATCCCTGACATTACTGCGTATCATgctatattttctttagacagaattaattaatgccATCGAACGCACGTTCACTGATTTCAGTAGTTGAACTGAATTTGGTTCCCAGAGTAACAATCAGTAACAATCCTTAAACGTAGAGTACGTTGGAAAATGACTAATTTTTCCCAAAGTCGATCCCTCAGTTCACGTGACACCAGCTTGCATAAGACGTTAGGATTATCCTATACCCTATCTATGTTTTTGGTATACTCAATCCTTTCATATGATGGGGGCCAataagtatacagggtgtctcaaaaatgttgtaacaccttgaaaggggtggtttggagggtgatttgaaacaattttttccttaacgaaaatattgtccgagacttcgttgaggagatattaacggaaaacactgaccaatcagagcgcgggtATACCGTTGAAgtggccgcggtagcgaaggctacatgctaagcggccgcgtcaatgtccttcgatgcacgtcgagtcacttgttcgcgtataAGCGCGGTCGCTTAGCTCgaagccttcgctaccgcggccgctccaacggtatacccgcgctctaattggtcagtgttttcctttaatatctcctcgATGAAACCTCGGAcgatattttcgctaaggaaaaagttgtttcaaatcaccccctgaaccacttctttcaaggtattacaacatttttgggacaccctgtacagccGCGTCTCAGAAATTCTGACACCCGGCCAGACATTAAAGTGTCTACTTTTGCTCTACTTTCTTTTACAATCTTGCTATCATTATTGCTCCACGAGTGATACTCTATTTcatatgaattaaaatatctagtaaatagtaatttgAAGATTAATCATCCCATCTGTTAACATTATGTTTTCTTGTTTAGTGCATCTAATTATGCATTAATCATTATATAATACTTATTAGACTAAATTATAATCAGTTCAATTCAGTCCTATGAGTTGCATGTAACATCTAGTAAATTATGTCTGATCGCATAAGGCACTGCAACATCTGTCCAGTATTTCTAAGAAATAGTAATCCTTGGTACTTTATTCAActatcgttaaattaatttattatacatagattttctatatttactaCGTTCGTgataaagaaaagtaaagatTTAGTTAGtcattcgtttaattatatttgttcgAGGAACTATGTACTCGACTGCACTCTTGAGTCAACTGTACAGTCAAATGCATTTATGCATATGATGTGGCGCTAATCAAAATGTCAGACTGGAGCAATCGTCTAGCCAGagtatatatatgcatattagTGTATTGGAAGTAGAAAGAGAGCAACAGAGAGAATAGAGGGGCAAGAATAGAACTGGGTTTGGCAAGCGTGGTGATTTTACACCTACCTTTTAACCGGACCGTAGCCGATTGTATTGTATCCGTTTCACGATACGTATCATGCTTGGCCCAGGTGGTTTCCCTAAGAAACGTGTATTTCTGTTTTACATATTGTTGCAACATTTTATCATTGCCGTGACAAAGTCATTCAACAACATTCCGTACGACCGAAGCTAGTTTCCAATAAAGTGTAGACGTAAAAATATGAGATTACTGAAAGTTGTGATATGTGTGTCGTAAAATTGGAACGTATTACGACTTAATAAATCGTTCGGCTTTAACAATTGCGCACCGTCTCGAGGGATTCTAAATCTTTAAGAATGACTTAAGTGGATTGTGATCATCATTAAAGAGCTTCAATGCGCGATGTTGGATATCATATTATGCTGGATATGTTGGCTGTTTTGGGCGGGTCTACCGACACTCACCGCCTATCCTGTATCGTCTTCAGTACGTGCAGGTACTGAATTTAATCGTCTGTTATcaacatgtattttaataacatacaaTGACTGAGAGGTTATTTTACTCTTGATAGATTTTCCACATATCTATACTTCATCGAAATGGGAACGATACTGGATACAATATACGATTGGACTTCTAAGCCTGACTGCTACAGCGTTTACCTTAGTCGGATGTCTTTGTTGTCGAAGACCTAGACGACCTAAAGGATTTCAggtaatttattatcgatcattgtattatatgtaacaaataaaagtcATTATGGTTACTCATCGTCTTAACAATGATTTATACGTTTCTAATTGTAGGACAAAGCAGAAAAGTCCAAGCAGGTAACTTTGATGCTACGAACCGTTTGAACTAAGAAGTTTAGAACAGTAttgttagaaaaaatattaaggaacttttttaatttaacaatgaCTCTCTTTATTTGAATGCTAAAGCTAGAATAAAAAGATGAGCAACAGAAGAATCATtcaaataagaattaaaaaatacctttagttaatgtttaatttctatattcttaTAGAAAGAGTCACATATTGATAGTtcattgtttcaaaatttattatttctaaatacaaatagaaacaatttaactatatattattttgaagaaaactaGTGAACATACAATAAGCTTtgctgtatttttttttaatatttcaccaCAGTTGCATGTTTACTGTTTACAAGTAGTAAAATATATGTCATTATTGATTGCCAACATTAGTAATTATCTACACATGTAtatgtaacattattttatactaaatgtattttaatttttcacgttttaGAATACTTATTTTctcgttttagtaaaataatttggaGAATATTACCATCTTTTTATGTTTTAGGAATTCAAAGATGGGAACACCATTGAACAGGAATCAACATTTGACCACTCAGTTGAAGGTTTAGAGTTAGATGTTCCACATATGTTAGCTGTTGCAGACAGAGTACAGTTCGAACCTATAGCTGTAGACCATATTATATCTGGATCTAAAAATTCTCCAAAACTTAAACCATTGCCACTATCAACATCGTTTTTTGAAGAACACGATTCCGATTCTAATACTCTCCCAGAAGCTTGTCGTGAATGGTTCGATGCACAGGAGTTATCTATACCAAgagaaaagttaaaatatttaagagaGATTGGTCATGGTTGGTTTGGAAAAGTTGTAGAGGGTCGAGCTGATTTAGAAGGGTGTAACAGAACTTCAAAAAATGGTGGTGTTGTTGTAAGAATACTTACAGAGGACGCTACTTCGAAAGAGAAAGCTTGGTTCCTTGGCGAAGCTACACCATATTTAAAACTGCaacatcaaaatattttgactCTACTGGGTTTTTGCTTAGAAACTGACCCATACCTATTACTATTTGAATCATGTTCAGTAGGTGACCTCAAAGGTTTTTTGCTATCAAATCATGATCTAAAATCACAAGAAGCtcttaacaaagaaaatatcccCGTTCGAATGGCACTAGATATCGCAACTGGTTTGAAACATATGCATAATCATGGATTTGTACACACAGATTTATCTGCTAGAAATTGTTTGGTGGCATCGGATTTATCAGCAAAATTGGGAGATTATGGAACAGGTGTAGAAAAATATCCTGAAGATTATTACGTGGTTGGAGATCGTGCATTGCCTATTAGATGGTCAGCACCGGAAAGCATAGAATGTACCGATACCACTATTGAAACACGAGAGATAACATCTCAAGCAAATATGTGGAGTTATGCTATTTTTCTTTGGGAGATTGCTACATGGGGAAGTAGACCATTCAATGATAAAAGCGATGAGCAAGTAATTCAGATGTTGTTATCTCTTAGAACTGATCTCTTGCCAAACGGTACACAAGTGTTGCAAACCTATCTAGAAAATTGTCCATCAAATATAATCCAAGCAATTCAtttatgtttgaatttaaatccACAGAAAAGATCGAATTTGGATGAGGTGAAGCAACTTCTTCTGAGCAATCAAACAGAGTATTTGGACTTTGAACAAAGATGGGAGAAATTACGTGTTAATGTAACTAAAAATGTTCGCAGCGCTAGCTTGCAGGATCTCAGAGGGAGTATTGATTCAGATTACTGGACTACTATTATCGATGATACGCCTCGTCAATCAACATTTCGGCTTGGGCCAGGTGAACTAGTGAAAAATGTACCacatgttaaaaatattatggtTCATCATGAGTCTGGTTCCGAAACTGAAGAAGAAAGTTGGAAGGGACGAATTGAAAAAGGAGTTTATACTGAAAAAGTAAAGCAAAAATCTAAATCTGTTACCGATTTAATGGTGCTTGTACATATCGATCTTGATTCTGATGCAGAATTATCAATGGGAGCTCAAGTATCAGAAAAGCatgcaaagaaaaaattgccTGCTACTGGTAGTGATAGTGATCTTAGACATAGTACTCATAGAGATGAATTTGATGAAGCATTGAGAAAGTTACGAGACCCTTTGCCAAATAACACTTCTAGTAAGATCAAAATGTTAGATAATTCGGAACGGCCAAAACTACTGACATTAACTACGGATCAGGATCAAACGCCAATCTTAAGGTTATCATTAAATGATAAAGAATCTACTATAGAAACTGATACTACACCCGTTGCAAGTACAAGCACAGAAACTCGTAATGATAAACATGTATTAAGGCTTTTATCAAAAGGAGATCCTaatcttcctcttcttcgctTTGTACCTGATGATAATACATCTTcttttgaaatgttaaaacaaaataatgaatctCAATTTAATGCTGTATCTAAGCATGAAAACAATACTTGCTtctctaataatttttcaattaattttgagacAAATGAAAACAACTTAGTCGATGTTGAACTTTGGAATCATGCACTGGATTCTGCTTTAGAAAAGAAAGTACCTGGTTTCTTGTATGAAGGCGAATTCAATGAATGTATGGAATCATCATCTGAGCAACAGAGCAGTAGTATGCCAGAACTAATTGTAACTACCGTATCTACACCAGATACATCACAATCTGGTATAAAACATTCTGCGTATAATGCAGATGATGAATTTTCTAATGGAGAAGAAATGGACATAGATCGAAGGTGTTTACCGAACGATGAtgaggaagaaagaaaacaattatccACTCCTGATGATGAGCAAAGCTCTGACTCTGGTTTTAGAGATAAAGAATCTTGCGAGGAAGAAGAGAATATTTGTCCATCTTTGGCTCCTTTATCTTCTAGTAATGATTCTACTACAGCTGTACCGTTATGTACCGAAGAACAGCAGTTACAGGTTTTGTTTGAATTAGATACAATTCTTGATGCTGAGTATTATGCAACATTACAAGACTCTGAAAAAGGAACAGAAAACTTATCCTCGATTAAGTGTATAGAAAACGAAGTTCTTAATGTAAATGAAGAGGAATCTGGTTCTATCCAAACTGTAGATACTGTAGATGAAACAAGGGATGATGAAagttgtatttataatgtacaGTCAACAGAAAATGATATTGTGAAACCAATGTCAGAAGATGAGAAAGAAACTCAGagagaaaatgtaattgaaaatgaagaaaagatTGAATTAAAAGATCCAAGTGCCATTACCTCGATTTTCCAACACAAAGATTCAGCTCAGAATGATATATTAGTAAACACCAAAAGTTCTTGTAAGAATCAAGAATCGGAACAAagtttacaaaatgaaaatgaaaatgaaaatgaagaatatgaaaatgaaaatgaaaatgaaaatgaaaatgaaaatgaaaatgaaaatgaaaatgaaaatgaaaatgaaaatgaaaatgaaaatgaagaaaatgaaaatgaaaatgaagaaaaagaaaataaaactgaagaaaaagagaatgaaactgaagaaagagaaaatgaaactgaaGATGACGATAGCTCTACAATGAGTTTACGTAGCGATAATTCTTATGTATCATATGGTATGGAGGAAGAGATTGTAACAGCAATTCGAAACGAACTTAGAGAAAAATTGCCTTGTGCACAGATGTCAGTCATAGAACCTTTGGAGTCTCACGACGATGATGAGAATCCATCTGCATCTAGTGATATAGACAATAAACAATgggatgatgatgatgataatgaAGAATTGTCAAATCAAGGTAGCGGCGGAGTGGGTATTTCAATAAggtattttcattgttttagaTAATAATCTTTACAAGACACCATAATGTATTGAGTAAAAACtgttatgtattatatataggTATAACGTGTACGGTACTCCACTTAGCCCGATCCAAGAAGAACGAGAAAGTACTCTTACTTCAGAGTCTCTTATATCTAATTCTAGAGACACATCAATTGCTTCAAAAGAATCTGCTCAATCATCAGATGATGTATTGCTAGTTGATActcgaacaaataaaatgatgttATTGGAAGGATTAGGAGAGACGCTACAGGATGACGATCGAGATACAACCAATGGTGATCTTtctgaagaagaaaatttggatTATAATTGTTCGGTCATTCGTTCCCGCGATGATAAATCACATATCATGATCGCAAGTGGAGTAGCACCTTTGCCAAGTCCTGAAGAAGAATCTAAATGGCAACAATTACCTTCGTCTTTTCCATTACCATTACCTCTACCATTAGAAGATGATCTAATGTCAACGAGTTTTGCAACAGAGCATGGTTGGGGCAGTCAGgatgaagaggaagaagaggaagatgaGGAGGAAGAAGATGACGAAGACGAAGATAACAGTTCTAGTTCTGGGGAATTTGTTTGGAAGGTATTTATTTGATgtactaaatatatatgacaggtaaaattgttttatattattctatagcGGTACACTGAACCACACGTCGAGCAAGTTCAAATTCGAAGTAGTCTGAGTAACAATGAAGGAACAGCAGTGGATGCTGATGTTGAAGATGAAATGGATgcagaagaggaagaagagggtGAGGATGAGGAGGAGGatgaagaggaggaggaggaggaggaggaggaagaagaattCACACCATCAGCTTGGAATGCAACGTTAGCACCCCGCCGTTCCGCGTTACGATCTCCagataaaacattaaaatctGGCGTAAGCTTTATGATAGCATTATCTTGACtactttttcttaaatgtAGTATAAGCATTTATAACTTCTTGTCCTCAATTTTGCTGCTAGGACGAATCGGTAGGTGTATCATTTATTTGCACAtagaacattttatatatttgaatcTCCTTctcatgaatatttctattgcaGATTTAATTTGAGGTATTTAGCAAATGTACTTTTTACACATTAgatatatgttaaatatagatataacttaacaatttttatcggatcGACAATGTGCGATTTGTCCAGGATCAAAAGAAGAGTGTTTGGTTCAAGAAGCAACGTTATCACTGCGTATACGAATACCCAAAGGAAACATTAGCTACCGATATTCAAGGAGAAACAACTACCACCTGGGAACCAACTTCATATGCTGGTACATACTCATTAACTTAAAAtatgttgaaaattaattcaattaatataattcagtAGGATTCATACGTCATGCAATCatgatttattttagattGGGAGGAAATGATAGATGAACCACGATTAGATTTATATCCCCTGGACTATGATGATGCTAACCATACTGGTATGTTCTGCTACtactt
The sequence above is drawn from the Hylaeus volcanicus isolate JK05 chromosome 2, UHH_iyHylVolc1.0_haploid, whole genome shotgun sequence genome and encodes:
- the LOC128884823 gene encoding anaphase-promoting complex subunit 5 — protein: MCWDTLFTMSTDFMNIDGNIKRVQKETLTPYKVATVILIKEYCNETTKVIIERRDFCLAALKLIQSPDMELNALLNVLYSPEYILHRFARQLEVQLNLLNGKGVEGLLDLFDSVVRLMKPTLDHSLSLPALNKNSVLGLYIRRIIIFFEKLPFDQVVSLYEALKKYLERRTSTSESSDISTGSDVEDSYSNEIKTTWGGRQAELLVAQQAHALQTDEHKAMSPAELQVLVRELLSCSPYYAEAHYLSYLNCLRVNEYCGAVDSLYHCFDRLAPLENRSAPEDRSRIFRYAALNLAVLHAQFNHKEVAQAALKEAIMMAQEAGDNVCLQLAHAWMYHLITDQKGPLIERSVGKASMLGITHTTGLGLIAYAHNSALEAKGPSQVFETLMKSDVLNCQHSMIDLMSMTYAEKSALWAYYGKTEMSSVCAQLLLLQNTGDKKQHMFNGPSTCQAVVNIANILVKFGEYSLVDVVLAHAKERFPNEPCNKVWMLSEQLYVFTQLVRHEKWSEAETIALNISSLNFLESKFRLAEVYLGKGDYPKGLECIDSIEKDDRLTPQNKIRAMILSSQIMCASVLPENGIAGVNSLVLLNTALELAVQNHLSYYEVLIKMHLANIQLIMGMPTLALNLVEEVIIQILAHAGYYDQGRAFVLYAKCLVATAPTCSNARKDVILKAIKALAKAKDYFTKVEAYGKLRTTLCLESLLCHEIDLKIERNQCAFEFRQLEEQFPTKLDNLSLY